The Pseudomonas baetica genome includes a region encoding these proteins:
- a CDS encoding isovaleryl-CoA dehydrogenase, which yields MSYPSLNFALGETIDMLRDQVQSFVAKEIAPRAAQIDSDNLFPADMWRKFGDMGLLGITVPEEYGGAGLGYLAHVVAMEEISRGSASVALSYGAHSNLCVNQINRNGNHEQKSKYLPKLISGEHVGALAMSEPNAGSDVVSMKLRADKRGDRYVLNGSKTWITNGPDANTYVIYAKTDLEKGPHGITAFIVERDWKGFSRSNKFDKLGMRGSNTCELFFDDVEVPEENILGVLNGGVKVLMSGLDYERVVLSGGPTGIMQSCMDLIVPYIHDRKQFGQSIGEFQLIQGKVADMYTQLNASRAYLYAVAQACERGETTRKDAAGVILYTAERATQMALDAIQILGGNGYINEFPAGRLLRDAKLYEIGAGTSEIRRMLIGRELFNETR from the coding sequence ATGAGCTACCCATCCCTGAACTTCGCCCTCGGTGAAACCATCGACATGCTGCGCGATCAGGTTCAGTCCTTTGTCGCTAAAGAGATCGCCCCGCGCGCGGCGCAGATCGATAGTGACAACCTGTTCCCCGCCGACATGTGGCGTAAATTCGGTGACATGGGCTTGCTCGGCATCACCGTGCCGGAAGAGTACGGCGGCGCTGGCCTGGGTTATCTGGCGCACGTGGTCGCGATGGAAGAAATCAGTCGTGGTTCGGCCTCGGTGGCGTTGTCCTACGGCGCGCACTCCAACCTCTGCGTCAACCAGATCAACCGCAACGGTAACCACGAACAGAAAAGCAAATACCTGCCGAAGCTGATCAGCGGCGAGCACGTCGGCGCACTGGCCATGAGCGAGCCGAACGCCGGTTCCGACGTGGTCTCGATGAAACTGCGTGCCGACAAACGCGGCGACCGCTACGTCCTCAACGGCAGCAAGACCTGGATCACCAACGGCCCGGACGCCAACACCTACGTGATCTACGCCAAGACCGATCTGGAAAAAGGCCCGCACGGCATTACCGCATTTATCGTCGAGCGCGACTGGAAAGGCTTCAGCCGCAGCAACAAATTCGACAAGCTCGGCATGCGCGGCTCCAACACCTGCGAGCTGTTCTTCGATGACGTCGAAGTGCCGGAAGAGAACATCCTCGGCGTGCTCAACGGTGGCGTGAAAGTGCTGATGAGCGGCCTCGACTACGAACGCGTCGTGCTGTCCGGCGGCCCGACCGGGATCATGCAGTCGTGCATGGACCTGATCGTGCCGTACATCCACGACCGCAAACAGTTCGGCCAGAGCATCGGCGAATTCCAGCTGATCCAGGGCAAAGTCGCCGACATGTACACCCAGCTCAATGCCAGCCGCGCCTATCTCTACGCCGTGGCCCAGGCCTGCGAGCGTGGCGAGACCACCCGCAAGGACGCCGCTGGCGTGATCCTCTACACCGCCGAGCGCGCCACACAAATGGCCCTCGACGCCATCCAGATTCTCGGCGGCAACGGTTACATCAACGAATTCCCTGCGGGGCGCTTGTTGCGTGACGCCAAGCTGTACGAAATCGGCGCAGGCACCAGTGAGATCCGTCGCATGCTGATCGGTCGCGAACTGTTCAACGAAACCCGCTAA